In a genomic window of Tachysurus vachellii isolate PV-2020 chromosome 13, HZAU_Pvac_v1, whole genome shotgun sequence:
- the cav2 gene encoding caveolin-2, protein MGLEKEKEETRVFMDEDVFHSTIEPILKKEKEKARAPFRDRDPRDIHAHLKVDFEDVIGEPGSVHSLDSVWIGSHALFELIKFVFYRVLTTLLAIPMAFVSGLVFAILSCVHIWMVMPLVHSCMMMLPSVQVIWSSLMDTFVRPVFRSAGKCLSSVNVKSCRTDLL, encoded by the exons atgggactcgaaaaggagaaagaggagacgCGTGTCTTCATGGACGAAGATGTGTTTCACAGCACGATCGAACCCATTcttaagaaagagaaagagaaagcgcGCGCGCCGTTCCGGGACCGGGACCCCAGAGACATTCACGCGCACTTAAAG GTCGACTTTGAGGACGTGATCGGCGAACCCGGCTCTGTGCACAGCCTGGACTCGGTGTGGATCGGCAGCCATGCGCTTTTCGAGCttataaagtttgttttttaccGGGTCCTGACGACGCTGCTGGCGATCCCGATGGCCTTCGTATCAGGCCTTGTTTTCGCCATCCTGAGCTGCGTACATATTTG gatggtGATGCCCCTGGTGCACAGCTGTATGATGATGTTGCCCTCCGTCCAGGTGATCTGGTCCAGTCTGATGGACACGTTTGTGAGGCCGGTGTTCCGCAGCGCTGGCAAGTGTCTGTCTTCCGTCAACGTCAAGAGCTGCAGAACCGACCTGCTTTAA
- the cav1 gene encoding caveolin-1, translated as MTGGPKDGDTEEYIHSPFIRKQGNIYKPNNKDMDSDSINEKTLQDVHTKEIDLVNRDPKHLNDHVVKVDFEDVIAEPAGTYSFDGVWKASFTTFTVSKYWFYRLLTALVGIPLALIWGIFFAILSFLHIWAVVPCVKSYMIEIHCISQVYSICVHTFCDPLFEAMGKCFSNVRLTTTKVV; from the exons ATGACCGGCGGTCCTAAAGACGGAGATACCGAG GAATACATTCACTCACCGTTCATCAGGAAACAAGGGAACATATACAAGCCAAACAACAAAGATATGGACAGCGACAGCATCAACGAGAAAACCTTGCAGGACGTCCACACCAAGGAGATAGACCTGGTCAACCGGGACCCCAAGCATTTAAACGACCATGTAGTTAAG GTGGACTTCGAGGACGTGATCGCTGAGCCCGCGGGCACCTACAGCTTCGACGGTGTGTGGAAAGCCAGCTTCACCACGTTCACGGTCAGTAAGTACTGGTTCTACCGACTGCTGACGGCGCTGGTGGGCATCCCGCTGGCGCTCATCTGGGGCATCTTCTTCGCCATCCTGTCCTTCCTGCACATCTGGGCGGTGGTGCCGTGCGTGAAGAGCTACATGATCGAGATCCACTGCATCAGCCAGGTCTACTCCATCTGCGTGCACACCTTCTGCGACCCGCTGTTCGAAGCCATGGGGAAGTGCTTCAGCAACGTCCGCCTCACCACCACGAAGGTGGTGTAG